The DNA segment AGCATTTAGTGGTGTGCGAGTTTACCAAGAAATGTGCTTACATTTCACTGTAAGCACAAAACAAAGGAATCTATACCAAACTTGACGAGTCCAGTTTGACCCAATGCAACTTCCAAATATCTGAAAAAGCCAAAGGGAGTATCTAAATGTTTCAAGAATCAGTCCAGCTCTGTATATGACTGCATTCTTTAACCAGATTGCCAGTGATTAAACCTAAAACTGACGCAGGAGTTTTTCACAAATTTTATGCCCATTACTGAAATCTGaggtgaaaatattttagatttatttttggaTATATATTTCACGGTCTATGGCTCCAAATATCACATGCCATTAAACTAAATAAAACTCTCTGTCAGACCGTTGACTTGTGTCGTATGgaacacttttgcaaataatttgCCATTATCTATAGATTTATTCCATTGTTCTCATAAAATGAAACACGGGAACTTTGAAATGTCTCTTTCTCATAAGGTTGAAGCTTGATTATCTGTAATCCCTTTGCTGCTGAGAGTCTTTTCTTTGTATTCAACTTGACATTGTAAACCAAAGCAACAGGTTAAATCATTTCGAAATAAGTTGGGCTAATGACTATACAGCCACCTAAAAAATGCCTCCTGAAATTAGTTACAAAGTATCTGTAAACATTACTCTGGCATAGTTCATGTATGCATAATTGTTACTCTGATAAATTTTAGGGGAGTACAAGTTAGGATTATACCACATTCTGTTGTTAATTACATGGGCACATGTGTATTTCTaatcaaaaatcattttaaagttttttctatAGATATCTTCCCAGGAATAAAAGGCCTGAAGTTCAACTCTCCCTAAATTTGCTCTTTCCTATAACCACTAAAAATTATCTCCCACAGCCTAATTTAGGCATTCTATTTAAAACTACATAAAATAGATTTATGTCCTTCCATTAGAAAGAATAACATCCCCAGGCCATACTCTTCATTTGTATCACAAAGAACATTTTGCTTTTAAACAAACTAATTATCGTATCTATTATAGCAAGATAGGATCATTCTAAGCATCACAAGGAGGAAAttatcttccttaaatatttgattaaCACCTTTTAAAAGTCCTCATTACCTCTTCCATCACTGAGGGCTGTGCCCCAGCCAGGCTGGGGCTGCCCTCCTTTCTCCACTTCAGATTCAAAGGCCTATATTCCTGTTTGTGATTATGGAAGGTTAAAGATCAGACAAGCATCTGCTACACTCAAAAACAAAATCCTGAAAATAAACACTCCCAGAATTTTGATCACGACTCCTCTGACACACTTCCAAGGGCTCCTGCAAAATCGTGTCACGAAAACTCACAGTGAAAAATGATTGGTGCATAAACaattcacacacacaaagggCTGGGGTCCCTTCTAATCAGTTTGGCATTGATTTCCCCTCAAGGTGCGCCCTTGCATTGGACATTTTGTGGtggcttagttttttttttttttcttttttttggaagtgTCAAGGATCAGTTCTGTGGCACCGTTTGACCACAGGCTGGGAGCAACACGCATCTGtggcatttaaaaatgaaattggcaACTGCAGGACATTGAGAATGCATATTACACTTACAGTGTCTAGGCTTTCCTATGTGTGCTCAGTTACAATTAGTGAAGCAAGGTTTACATATCACCTCTACTGCTATTCAGTTGCTACAGAGCCATAAATGTGAAAAGCAATACTCTGAAATAAAgacttgttgtgttttttttttttttttttgccctagCCTACTTAGCAGCACAGTTTAAGTAAACACAAAAACTGTGGTTGAGATGCTTGTCTTTCCAAAGATGTAAACATCAGTCCCAGTGTCGTAAACTTGTCTGGATCGAATGAGACAGATCTGAGGCAGAATGACTATCACACACTAGTCACAGAAGCTTGCAAGCAGTTGGAAGGTTTCTGTAATTTCTCAGCTTCATTGGTTGGGGGCTCCGTACTTGCTCGGAAGTTGAAGGCCGGGCCAGCTCCACCATGGGCCGGGCTCAACGTGGCGTTCTGACGACGGTTACTTTCAACAATGCTTGACGTGTTGGAAGCCAGGCTCTCCCGAGTACTAAAAGAGTAAaaaggtttggttttgttttctttcgaacataaataattatatattgagCCCCAGAGGAAGAGCAAATGACGTAAGTTAATGGATTTCCTCTGTTGGTTCATAATGTCAGATATATACTATCTCATCCTGATTATTCACACATGCTGCTCCAACACGGGCTGCAGAGCTCTCACAAGACATGTTACAATCAGCAGCACACTGAGTAAAGGGTTTTCACACAGCTAAACGCTTTTTAAACGTCTTTACATTAAACATCTTCACCTTCCTTTCATATTCAAGGAAACTGTTCAGACTTTGATGTGATAGATAGCTATTGCATTAGTTTTAACAAAGAATACTCATAAATACACATTTGTAATGATTTCATTTCAGGCTCGAAATTCATTGACATATATCAAACTGTTCCTGAGCAAACTTAATAATTTTGCCCTAATGATTCTGTTCTTCATTCTTGACTAGTAGATTTTGACTTTGAACTTCAAGCACGGTGCTAGCTAATTTGCCACACTGATGggaataaaattctttttaaacattctaTACCTCTGTTTCAAATTTTAACACTTTAGTTAAAAAGCGCTATGTTTTCAGATAAGGCATCTTAGATTTTCCCCATTCATCTTAAAGTTTACATTTGTTTACCCCTGCACCCCTCCTCCAACTGCCACTTcggtagaaatattttatttttaaaggattcttCTAGAATAGAGGTGATTTAATGGCTTTAGCATTtcgatttctcttttaatttttctaagttaGAAATACTTGAACCTATGTTATTGCTCCAAGAGATTTAGAACATTTGACATTTCAAATATGTGGGGCAATAGCAGCAATAAGATTACATGGCATGATCGATGGGAACTACATGGGTTTCATGTTCAAGCGTCTCAAAATGGTAATAAGAAACTCATCAGCTTACAAAGAGATTGAAGAAAGCGTAATGCTCAAAACATCCACCCTACTGGTTGGATTCAAAGTTTATACAATCTTCTACGAGAGTTGGTCCCCCTAACTGATTTAAGCCTGCTGAAGGTCAACAACGAGTCAAGCTACCATAGTGGACATCCTTGACGCCTCTCTTTCATTCCAATCCTAAACCAAGAGCGATTTTTTCTGGACTCTATACCTCAGCAGCCCTTCCTAACAAGTCATTTCATCCTAACCTCTTGTGGCCTTGAGTTTGCTTCTCATCAAGGCGCCAGAGTTGATTGTTTAAAAGGAAGTTTGTTCACTGACCAAAAAGACAACTGGACGTTTCTTGACTGCAGAGGGTACCTCCAGAAGGTTAATACCTTTATAGAAATAAGTCAAGTTCCCTCATGATGCTTATGGTAAATCTAGGCATACCTAAAAAAAGACTCCAAAATATCATCACTAAAGGGATGGAAAGTGCTAGACTTACCTTCTTACCTGCCTTACACCTTCCCTAAGGAAATTCGTCAGTGGCTTGTCAGCACTACAACTGAGGCATAGGGTCAGGTGAAGCGGGGAAGAAGACCAATAAACACGGAGAACCTCAAAGATTTCATAGCACGTTCCTTCCATTCCATTCTTAATCCTGATAGAAACTTGTTATAGTATTTgacttcctcatctctaaaatggggagaGTTATGCCATTAACCTACGCATGGAGCAACTGTGAAGAAGAAATATGCGTTGATAAAGCGTTTGTACACTAAAAAGCTAGacaaatgtaaattatttctGCTGTACATCGGCATGTAATGAATTATGTAGCTACTGGGGAGCTGACTTGGGAATCTATACATTACTAATGACATCTTTTCTATGGGAAAAAGCATTTTAAGGCCCAAAGAACCCACTTTTAAACCAGCTTTTGAGGCAGGAGCTTAACATTTATAaagcacctgctgtatgccaggccctATAAAGGCACATCACTGCAACAGATCTCTAAGTTGGGAGCTGTCTGTGCTCTAAGAAGCCTCTGACCACCTTTGACCATAGCCAgcatattaataatgataaacaCATACAGCACTCCAGTTTCTCCAAAGGATATATTTCATTATTGTGCGTACAGTGTGTGGCATTCATATTGAGGGCTTTGGATATGATGATGAAAAGGTTAATGGAGATGCAGTGTTCACAGTAAGAATATTCCTCAAATTTAAAAGTTCTTACTTCGTTTAGGAGAGAGCTAATGGAGTGCAACCTTAAGAATAAGATTTCAGGATTTTACAGGCAGAAGAACCAGGGACCTGTGTTGTGCATCTTCCTGCCTGGGTGTTTCCCTTGGCCCCACACTTCGGCAGCACATGACCGTGCAGCATGTTAAGCAGACACATCCTTGGCAGGCTTGGGTCCCTCTGATTTTCATATTGCGTTTATCAACCAGTTTTCGGCCTCAGATTTGGAAGAGTAGGCTTTCACATcaagattttcattttcaatattaGGTCTCCTAGCATAGTCTAAGTTtctaccttttttctttctcaataccCTTCAGTTCCCAACAAAAGGGACTGAAGAATTTTGGAAATGTGGCTAAACATAACTTCTGAGCCAGCATTGAAAGCTGGGGGTGTGGAAATCAcctttttgggtctttttttttggggtgggggctggatcTTAGTTGCTCAGTGAATTATTTACTGAAAGATCTGAATAAATGGCCCACTTAAGATTCCTCCATCTCACAGCAGCGAAGAGGTGTCAGCATGATAATGCTATTTGGCTAAAATACTCCTCATGCGGGACAAACTCCCTGTAACTCAAATATTATCCTTCGTAGACTATCCTCATGTGTTAAAAAGGGAACTTAGTGAATTTATTGAGGTGTAgagaaaatacagtttaaaaatagGTATAGAAAATAAGTTTGTCACGTAGCTTCTAACCAAAGAATATTACATATGAAAAGCAGAAAATGAGGAATTGCCATGTAGATTCTCTAACTGCACGAAATTTATGGGTGATCCACGTAGTCCTACAGACAAAATTCTACCTAATAATAGTGGACAGACATGTACCTAAATTCTGTGAAAGCTGTCTCCTCAGAATGACCTTTTACCCTCGACAACGACATAGCATTTAATCTTATGTACattatcaaagaaatgcaaataaactgATTTCAAGAAATAACCCCATTCACAAATTCTAGATTCTGCACCCCCAAATTTAGAGATAAAATATGTTCTGTGGAGAGACTAGTTCAACTATTTCAtgaatatttctgtttctttgtccctagacaaagaaatattttaattttttaattttaatatttaattttaaatgttatttaaattttatcattataaattattataatttaatataataattttaatattatgtgGTGGTTTTTGAGTTAGAACCCACTAAACCACTCTCAACATCTCCTTAGCAACTATCTGTGGAGTATTACAGCTTTCCCTCTGTGGAGGGCCAGGGGCCAGAGGGCAGTGTGAAGGGATGGAAACCGCTGTGTAAAAAGCATTAGGCAGGCAGAGTCCACAGAACAAGAAACATAAGGTACAGGCAAATCAACCACACCTTCCATAACTGATGGTTTCAAACTTCTACCATGGATTACAGACCTTCAACTGTGCTAATGTAGCATCCACTACTAGGAattcaagaggaaagaaaaagagtagaagagagaaatagaaaaagacatagaaaacttgTAAATAAATTAAGATTGGATTTGGGCtggaaaaatatttagcaaaaattatgttttagaaaagTCACTTAATACGCCGGCAGTTATCAGACTGAGCGCCGTGGCTCCATGTGGTCACTTAGGGCACCTCATGGGATGGCAGAGGAGATCTGGGGCTCCTAATCTCCCACCCACTTTAACCGGAGGGCCATCTCTGTGGTCTGTTTAGACCTTGGTCTTCCAGACGTGTGTTACTTTGAAAAAAAGGTtacacaacaaaaagaaaaaagtaatcaaGAAGTTGCCCTTTAAGAAATAACAAAGGCCTAATGTGGGACAAACCGATTAATGATTCCCAGTTCTGATTTTGGGATGCTCTGTCCCAAAATTATCCAGAgatatagtgaaatgatcacaatagaattttaattcttaataactaaaacaaatatagGAAATACATAATCATATCTGGGTACTCgttaaaattataaacattgTAAAGTCTTGGGAATCGCGGCAAACGAGAAATGTCAATCTCTCAATAGTATTTCTGCATCTCAGAGTCACCAATCTGGAGTAGAATTTGGAAGGAGAATTAGGTCCCGAGTTGCTCTTTGGGGCGAAGGAAGAgttaaggaggaagaaaggaagttgCACAgactctcttttgctttcttaacTCCTGAACTACTTCAGTGCGCAGGACATGACCATCGGGCATTACATACTCTCAACTGTCAACCCTTTGCTGAACTACCGGCACCTACGAAAAAGAAGGGACTATGATTAGAGTGCCTAAATGGGTGGTATCAATTTTGCAGGAGGAGCAAGAAAAGTGCTGGCACACGCTTTGATCTAAGAGAGCACAGGCCCCTAATCTTTCTGCGAGAGGAATGAGGTTCCATTTCTCTGTGGACATGCGCGTGGCGAGAGAAAGGTGTGTGAGCAAGGCAGGGTGCACAGAAAGTCAGGACTAAAACAGGAACAAGCTTCTGGATCTGCTGGAAAGGTTTTGAGATCTGCTGTTATATTCTCACTAGAGGGACCCCCTTTCTTAAATCAATCAATTTATTCCCAACCCCTACGCCCCCACACTGACTACTCATTCTACTCAAAAAGACAGTATTTTTgaaggacttaaaaaaaaaaaaaaaacccttcctttATTAGTATGGTGGAAAtataaacagagaagaaaaaatactggGAAATGTTGGTCTTAGTTAGATTAGACTGATGCTAGTTTGAGGGGAGGGGCCAACCCACCAGTCCAGATTGGTGATCTCTACATCTGCAGAAACATTTGTTTCAATTCCtgaaaaagaagtcagaaacagGTTGTTAACAATACAACTCATGCAACTCTTTCCCCTCATTCACAGAACTGAGACtgtgaaatcagaaaattttcaagtTATCTGCAAAAAGCCCCAGAACCCGggaggtgtatgtgtgtgcagaGAGATGCCTCTCCCTACCGTGGGGAGTTGAATCCACTGTCCACAGTGATGCTGCTGCTGTCCATGCTGTCGAGGCGTGCCGAATGGGTGGCTCTCTGGTTGCTGCTGCTGTCAGTTTCTTTTGGGGCGAGGAGGGTGAGGTTCTTCTCGAATTTCCTCTGCaggtctctttccttctccctctcgaGGAGCCACTGCATGGTGCCTACGTCAtctctgtttttctcctcctccgTGTTCTTGTTCGCCCCTTCCTCAGAGTCGTCATCATCAGAGACGTTGTAATAGTCAAAAGAGGCTTCCTGGTTGCCCCCTGACTCCTGCTGACGCTGGGAAGCAGGCATGGCTTGTGCTGCCGAGGTCCCGAGGGACGGCTCCAGTTTCTCGCATCGGCCCGGCAGTGTGTCGGCAGGTGTCTTCGGATGAGATTTGAGGAGAGACAGGCTCGATTTGTGATAGCTGTTTACAGACAAGGTGCTGTGAAGAGGTTTGAATAGTGTGTCTTTGCTGAATATCTCTTTCCTCTTGTCCAGGCTGCTGGGCTCGGCGTTGTGATGCTGGATGAGGCGTCCATTGGCCATCCCTTCAGCCACTGCTCCCGAAGCGGCTGGACCCCCGCCTGGCCCTTTTGGCGACTCCTCCTTGTGCCCTACAGGCTCCCTGGCAGAATGTGGGGCCTGCCTATCAGACAGAGGCAGCTTTTTCACCCCTTCTGCCAGGGTCAGAGTGTCATGGTCCTCTTTATTCTTTCCCAGAGGTGACGGTGCCGTGAGCACCGTCTCACTGGAGGTGTTGCACTGGAAATAGTCATCTGTAGTTGTTTTTGTTGGACAAGAGTTGAGTTCGCTATAGGATGGCAAACTCTCGGGTGCTTTGCCTGGCTCCAAAAGGCTACAAGCACTGGAAGGCTCCTTGCTGCCACCGACTATTTCTGGAATACACACTTCTTTATAGCTTGTGGACGAAATGTGAGCCCTTTGATGACCGACAGTCTGTGCAGGCCTTAAAGTACTGTCGTCAATGTAGGATTGGCTAGGTGTTTGGTCATCTTGGCTACAGCCTTCAGCCAGGTCTTCAGGCGTCCCCAGAGAAGAAGCACCCAGAGGGCCTTTGGAGTTATCCATGGATCTGGATCTCTCCTTGGCTTTATTGGATCTTTCATTCCTGGACCTTCGGTCCTGGGTATGGCTGTGGCTTCGGTGCACCTTTGAGTGGGAGCTTCCCCTGGAAGGTTCAGGAAAAGGCATCTCAGTTCTCCTTTTGGCCAGTTCCCCAGACACATCCCATTCTGGGGTCATGGGGAAATGAGACTCGATCACGTTCGTGTTGCTATGCATGATGAAGTTATCTCCTTTGTGTTCAATGATGAAGCAGCCCTCCCTAGGCGCCCTGGTGAGAGGATCACAAAAATCATACTCTCTCTCACCTGGGATGTCCAGGTGAGAGCCATCTGATGGGTCTCCTTTAGACACACGCGTCTTGCTGTGTGACCGGGACTTTCCGTGGGACTTTCGATGAGTCCTACTCTTTTTACTTCTTCCACTGTGATGGGCAGAGGACCCAGCTTTACTCCTATGCgctttttcttcttcaagtttCTTCATTAGTGCAGTGTGCCTCATGACATTTTCCACGGTCAAGTCCGGGTTAATCCTCCGAATGATTTCCATTTCCACTTCCCTAGGAATGGTCGTTGGTGTGTCCTCATCTCGCAGGGGCCACTCTTCAGGAGGAAACTGGGCAGAGAAATTGGCTAGCTGTTTGGTCttgtcttttttaaaacttagcCGGAATAACTTGAGCCCGAACTTTTTGGACTGCTTTTCACTATCTTTAGGTTTTGAGAGAGTTTCTGTCTTATAAGAAAAATTTACAGTACTTTTGCTCTTTTCAGTGGGTGGCACCTGGCATAGTGAAGGAGGGCAATAAGGGTCTTTGCAGTCCTTGGCAGGCTTCCTCTGCAGAGTTGACGCATGCATACTGTGCATGTCTTCTCTGCAGCAGTGGCAAGAGTCGCAGTGGTTTCTGGGCAATGTTCTTTCCCTGACGCAGCCTGAGGCAGAGGGCGTTATGGTTCCGGGTTGTGGAGAGGTACACTGAGACCTGTCAGGTATCCTCTCGTCCAAATGGTACCATTTACTGTTAGTTCTTATGAGGGAAGGAGTGATGAAGTAAGTCTGTGGGGTCACGATGAAATAGCCATCTGGAGTTGGGTAGATTTTCCTCTCCCGAACCAGCGTGTTCAGTGTGTGCCGTAGAATTTCTTGGCTTGGGGTGGGAACACCTAAAACCAAAAGAACGCATTTGTGAGAATGAAGAGGGAACATGTTATTGATCCTGATTTTTCAGAGTCTGCCATGGACTGAATGTTAGTGCCCCCACCAAGATCCATTTcaagccctaatccccagtgtgatggcattaggaggtggggttttggggaggtGACTAGATTAGACGAGTGAAGAAGGTAGAGCCCCACGATGTGCCcttacaaagaagaggaagagaccagagagccCTTGATCTGTGATGTGAGGGTACggctgtctgcaaaccaggaagagggctctctcCAGGCACCAAATCTATGgatgccttgatcttgaacttcccagcctctggaattgtgagaaataaatgtcccGTTAcctggtctatggtattttgttacagcagcgcaaactgactaagacagaaCCCTATTAATTTTGCCAAGCTTCAAAGTATAATCATATAGCAAGCAAGCTGGAGTCAAAGGTGTTCACTAAGTTTAATGTGAATCCTAATCTTCTCTAATAACTTTTATGAATATTACTACCAATAGAATGGGAAAGCTGGGAAGAGAGAGATGCAAGCTCGATGGTTAGATTGCTACTGTTGTTATGAACCTTTACTGAACTGAATCATTAAAGacagaatattttgaaatgagggaAATACAAAAAATGCTTTACATTATATgacataaatttataaaaaagggTTGAAATAGCCATCTTGGGATTGAAAAACTAATCTAAAATATAGAGGCTACTATATACGTTTGGAGCTACTCTATACACTCATTTTTTAAGAgcaaatttatttaatcaattgaACTTTATACATTCTATAAAAGGGCAACTAGACTTGACCATTGTGTATGATGTACCTTCCAATTTTGAAATCATCACCTTCAATTTTGAAAGCGGTGACAGCACTGGTGAAATTCAGGTGAGGACTTTCTCCTTCTTGGCATAACTCAGCAAGATGGGGTTGGTTTTTTAAATTGGAAACCAGAAAGCCCTAACAAATACACCAGCAAAAGCTCAGACGCTCTACATCCGTCTGATCCGAGCCCAAAACTGCCATGAagagaaattccagaagaaaatcACAGATACTCCTTTGTGCAGGGACCGATACTGTTCTCAAAGGTGGTTGTATGTTTATGCCTTGTCTACTGTAAGAGGCAGAATTAAGAATATACATTCTTAAGAGAGTATCCATTCTCCAGGCTGTGACGCATTTACTTTATTTCTTGGGTATTCACCATTCCTCAATGCCAAGCACGTTGAGTGTGATAATATTTATAAGACTGAATTGAATAACAGAATTTAGAAAAAGGTCAGGATGAGTCATAGTGCCAATATTTAACTATGTCTGACTCACAAAAATGGCCATTTCTGTGGAGACTGAAGCTTGGTCTCCAGGGCCAGACTACTGGCCTCAACCCCAGCTCCGTTGCTGTCAGCTGGTGTTACAGGCTGGATCATGCTCCCCTCTCTTCATATGTTGAAGACCTGACCCCCTGTCccacagaatgtgaccttatttggagacagggtcttcacagagataatcaagttaaaatgggGTCATTAGGGTAGGCTGCTATCCAATATGACTGTTGTCcttttaaaaaggggaaatttggacctAGAGACATGTATAGAGAGAAGA comes from the Equus asinus isolate D_3611 breed Donkey chromosome 27, EquAss-T2T_v2, whole genome shotgun sequence genome and includes:
- the STOX2 gene encoding storkhead-box protein 2 isoform X3, with translation MPQKMEKFLQIAPHSLAIILGPAEGPAGERSRAAQPAPPNQPRQLARHHIGYEIFADFKAENMQHFWNKKVTAAVAETFFLGWIDEQVLLIQGKEEHLEALREGWTRRALRPPSGFHIRCLGDVSPISMSPISQSQFIPLGEILCLAISAMNSARKPVTQEALMEHLTTCFPGVPTPSQEILRHTLNTLVRERKIYPTPDGYFIVTPQTYFITPSLIRTNSKWYHLDERIPDRSQCTSPQPGTITPSASGCVRERTLPRNHCDSCHCCREDMHSMHASTLQRKPAKDCKDPYCPPSLCQVPPTEKSKSTVNFSYKTETLSKPKDSEKQSKKFGLKLFRLSFKKDKTKQLANFSAQFPPEEWPLRDEDTPTTIPREVEMEIIRRINPDLTVENVMRHTALMKKLEEEKAHRSKAGSSAHHSGRSKKSRTHRKSHGKSRSHSKTRVSKGDPSDGSHLDIPGEREYDFCDPLTRAPREGCFIIEHKGDNFIMHSNTNVIESHFPMTPEWDVSGELAKRRTEMPFPEPSRGSSHSKVHRSHSHTQDRRSRNERSNKAKERSRSMDNSKGPLGASSLGTPEDLAEGCSQDDQTPSQSYIDDSTLRPAQTVGHQRAHISSTSYKEVCIPEIVGGSKEPSSACSLLEPGKAPESLPSYSELNSCPTKTTTDDYFQCNTSSETVLTAPSPLGKNKEDHDTLTLAEGVKKLPLSDRQAPHSAREPVGHKEESPKGPGGGPAASGAVAEGMANGRLIQHHNAEPSSLDKRKEIFSKDTLFKPLHSTLSVNSYHKSSLSLLKSHPKTPADTLPGRCEKLEPSLGTSAAQAMPASQRQQESGGNQEASFDYYNVSDDDDSEEGANKNTEEEKNRDDVGTMQWLLEREKERDLQRKFEKNLTLLAPKETDSSSNQRATHSARLDSMDSSSITVDSGFNSPR
- the STOX2 gene encoding storkhead-box protein 2 isoform X9 gives rise to the protein MSPISQSQFIPLGEILCLAISAMNSARKPVTQEALMEHLTTCFPGVPTPSQEILRHTLNTLVRERKIYPTPDGYFIVTPQTYFITPSLIRTNSKWYHLDERIPDRSQCTSPQPGTITPSASGCVRERTLPRNHCDSCHCCREDMHSMHASTLQRKPAKDCKDPYCPPSLCQVPPTEKSKSTVNFSYKTETLSKPKDSEKQSKKFGLKLFRLSFKKDKTKQLANFSAQFPPEEWPLRDEDTPTTIPREVEMEIIRRINPDLTVENVMRHTALMKKLEEEKAHRSKAGSSAHHSGRSKKSRTHRKSHGKSRSHSKTRVSKGDPSDGSHLDIPGEREYDFCDPLTRAPREGCFIIEHKGDNFIMHSNTNVIESHFPMTPEWDVSGELAKRRTEMPFPEPSRGSSHSKVHRSHSHTQDRRSRNERSNKAKERSRSMDNSKGPLGASSLGTPEDLAEGCSQDDQTPSQSYIDDSTLRPAQTVGHQRAHISSTSYKEVCIPEIVGGSKEPSSACSLLEPGKAPESLPSYSELNSCPTKTTTDDYFQCNTSSETVLTAPSPLGKNKEDHDTLTLAEGVKKLPLSDRQAPHSAREPVGHKEESPKGPGGGPAASGAVAEGMANGRLIQHHNAEPSSLDKRKEIFSKDTLFKPLHSTLSVNSYHKSSLSLLKSHPKTPADTLPGRCEKLEPSLGTSAAQAMPASQRQQESGGNQEASFDYYNVSDDDDSEEGANKNTEEEKNRDDVGTMQWLLEREKERDLQRKFEKNLTLLAPKETDSSSNQRATHSARLDSMDSSSITVDSGFNSPRN
- the STOX2 gene encoding storkhead-box protein 2 isoform X8; amino-acid sequence: MEPVQKGSGDVSPISMSPISQSQFIPLGEILCLAISAMNSARKPVTQEALMEHLTTCFPGVPTPSQEILRHTLNTLVRERKIYPTPDGYFIVTPQTYFITPSLIRTNSKWYHLDERIPDRSQCTSPQPGTITPSASGCVRERTLPRNHCDSCHCCREDMHSMHASTLQRKPAKDCKDPYCPPSLCQVPPTEKSKSTVNFSYKTETLSKPKDSEKQSKKFGLKLFRLSFKKDKTKQLANFSAQFPPEEWPLRDEDTPTTIPREVEMEIIRRINPDLTVENVMRHTALMKKLEEEKAHRSKAGSSAHHSGRSKKSRTHRKSHGKSRSHSKTRVSKGDPSDGSHLDIPGEREYDFCDPLTRAPREGCFIIEHKGDNFIMHSNTNVIESHFPMTPEWDVSGELAKRRTEMPFPEPSRGSSHSKVHRSHSHTQDRRSRNERSNKAKERSRSMDNSKGPLGASSLGTPEDLAEGCSQDDQTPSQSYIDDSTLRPAQTVGHQRAHISSTSYKEVCIPEIVGGSKEPSSACSLLEPGKAPESLPSYSELNSCPTKTTTDDYFQCNTSSETVLTAPSPLGKNKEDHDTLTLAEGVKKLPLSDRQAPHSAREPVGHKEESPKGPGGGPAASGAVAEGMANGRLIQHHNAEPSSLDKRKEIFSKDTLFKPLHSTLSVNSYHKSSLSLLKSHPKTPADTLPGRCEKLEPSLGTSAAQAMPASQRQQESGGNQEASFDYYNVSDDDDSEEGANKNTEEEKNRDDVGTMQWLLEREKERDLQRKFEKNLTLLAPKETDSSSNQRATHSARLDSMDSSSITVDSGFNSPRN
- the STOX2 gene encoding storkhead-box protein 2 isoform X2 → MPQKMEKFLQIAPHSLAIILGPAEGPAGERSRAAQPAPPNQPRQLARHHIGYEIFADFKAENMQHFWNKKVTAAVAETFFLGWIDEQVLLIQGKEEHLEALREGWTRRALRPPSGFHIRCLGDVSPISMSPISQSQFIPLGEILCLAISAMNSARKPVTQEALMEHLTTCFPGVPTPSQEILRHTLNTLVRERKIYPTPDGYFIVTPQTYFITPSLIRTNSKWYHLDERIPDRSQCTSPQPGTITPSASGCVRERTLPRNHCDSCHCCREDMHSMHASTLQRKPAKDCKDPYCPPSLCQVPPTEKSKSTVNFSYKTETLSKPKDSEKQSKKFGLKLFRLSFKKDKTKQLANFSAQFPPEEWPLRDEDTPTTIPREVEMEIIRRINPDLTVENVMRHTALMKKLEEEKAHRSKAGSSAHHSGRSKKSRTHRKSHGKSRSHSKTRVSKGDPSDGSHLDIPGEREYDFCDPLTRAPREGCFIIEHKGDNFIMHSNTNVIESHFPMTPEWDVSGELAKRRTEMPFPEPSRGSSHSKVHRSHSHTQDRRSRNERSNKAKERSRSMDNSKGPLGASSLGTPEDLAEGCSQDDQTPSQSYIDDSTLRPAQTVGHQRAHISSTSYKEVCIPEIVGGSKEPSSACSLLEPGKAPESLPSYSELNSCPTKTTTDDYFQCNTSSETVLTAPSPLGKNKEDHDTLTLAEGVKKLPLSDRQAPHSAREPVGHKEESPKGPGGGPAASGAVAEGMANGRLIQHHNAEPSSLDKRKEIFSKDTLFKPLHSTLSVNSYHKSSLSLLKSHPKTPADTLPGRCEKLEPSLGTSAAQAMPASQRQQESGGNQEASFDYYNVSDDDDSEEGANKNTEEEKNRDDVGTMQWLLEREKERDLQRKFEKNLTLLAPKETDSSSNQRATHSARLDSMDSSSITVDSGFNSPRN
- the STOX2 gene encoding storkhead-box protein 2 isoform X7 encodes the protein MKKTRSTTLRRAWPSSDFSDRASDRMRSRSEKDYRLHKRFPATFAPQAARGYMTSGDVSPISMSPISQSQFIPLGEILCLAISAMNSARKPVTQEALMEHLTTCFPGVPTPSQEILRHTLNTLVRERKIYPTPDGYFIVTPQTYFITPSLIRTNSKWYHLDERIPDRSQCTSPQPGTITPSASGCVRERTLPRNHCDSCHCCREDMHSMHASTLQRKPAKDCKDPYCPPSLCQVPPTEKSKSTVNFSYKTETLSKPKDSEKQSKKFGLKLFRLSFKKDKTKQLANFSAQFPPEEWPLRDEDTPTTIPREVEMEIIRRINPDLTVENVMRHTALMKKLEEEKAHRSKAGSSAHHSGRSKKSRTHRKSHGKSRSHSKTRVSKGDPSDGSHLDIPGEREYDFCDPLTRAPREGCFIIEHKGDNFIMHSNTNVIESHFPMTPEWDVSGELAKRRTEMPFPEPSRGSSHSKVHRSHSHTQDRRSRNERSNKAKERSRSMDNSKGPLGASSLGTPEDLAEGCSQDDQTPSQSYIDDSTLRPAQTVGHQRAHISSTSYKEVCIPEIVGGSKEPSSACSLLEPGKAPESLPSYSELNSCPTKTTTDDYFQCNTSSETVLTAPSPLGKNKEDHDTLTLAEGVKKLPLSDRQAPHSAREPVGHKEESPKGPGGGPAASGAVAEGMANGRLIQHHNAEPSSLDKRKEIFSKDTLFKPLHSTLSVNSYHKSSLSLLKSHPKTPADTLPGRCEKLEPSLGTSAAQAMPASQRQQESGGNQEASFDYYNVSDDDDSEEGANKNTEEEKNRDDVGTMQWLLEREKERDLQRKFEKNLTLLAPKETDSSSNQRATHSARLDSMDSSSITVDSGFNSPRN